One genomic region from Desulfuromonas sp. encodes:
- a CDS encoding MFS transporter, producing the protein MSINFTEDRRFQARVISFLCSIIFFSVLNGTMFNVAIPDIARDFGLSAAEVSWVMTGYIVVFALASVTYGKLADIYSVRRLMVIGLSLFNIGAFLGFISHSFPVLLAGRILQASGGGAIPAMAMLVATRYFPVTARGRVLGAVASTVAFAAGVGPVAGGFIAGNWHWRYLFPISFVTLLAIYVALHLLPTDEKREKIFDLPGAVLLVFGVAALLIFVTQLIWALLPVAVVLIGVFIRHILRAEDPFVSPDLLRIKLFRRGLICTFLSVGTVFGYFLSIPLLLRIVHAQPTMKIGLVIFPGALSAALFGFVGGRMADRFGSVPLVYLGLLFLCSGYLLMAKLLGVGTLSVTLVLVICYIGFTLIQSALAKTVSTTLPAEQAGVGMGLYNLVFFTSGAFGTSFVGRFIDLFDGRIPVLVRSPETVFSYLFVLSALTVAAAGLVFMLSFGLGKNQ; encoded by the coding sequence ATGTCGATCAATTTCACAGAAGACAGAAGGTTCCAGGCCCGTGTGATCTCGTTCCTCTGCAGTATTATCTTCTTTTCGGTCCTCAACGGGACCATGTTCAATGTTGCGATCCCCGATATCGCGCGAGATTTCGGACTCTCGGCGGCCGAAGTCAGCTGGGTGATGACCGGCTACATCGTCGTTTTTGCCCTGGCTTCGGTGACCTACGGCAAGCTGGCAGATATCTATTCGGTCCGTCGCCTGATGGTTATTGGCCTCTCTCTGTTCAATATCGGGGCTTTTCTCGGATTTATTTCACACAGCTTTCCGGTCCTGTTGGCCGGCCGCATCCTTCAGGCCAGTGGTGGAGGCGCGATTCCGGCAATGGCGATGCTCGTCGCGACCCGGTATTTTCCGGTCACGGCCCGTGGTCGTGTGCTCGGGGCGGTAGCGTCAACCGTAGCCTTTGCCGCCGGGGTCGGCCCGGTGGCGGGCGGTTTTATCGCCGGCAACTGGCACTGGCGTTATCTCTTTCCGATCTCATTTGTCACCCTGCTGGCGATTTATGTCGCCCTGCACCTTTTGCCGACGGACGAGAAGCGCGAAAAAATATTCGACCTCCCCGGCGCGGTTCTCCTTGTCTTTGGAGTCGCCGCGCTACTCATCTTTGTGACCCAGCTTATCTGGGCGCTGCTTCCGGTCGCTGTTGTTCTGATCGGGGTCTTTATCCGGCATATCCTGCGAGCCGAGGATCCCTTTGTCAGCCCCGATCTTCTCCGGATCAAGCTTTTTCGGCGCGGTCTGATCTGTACCTTTCTGTCGGTTGGAACTGTTTTTGGCTATTTTTTATCGATCCCGCTTCTCCTCCGAATAGTCCATGCACAACCGACCATGAAGATCGGCCTGGTGATTTTCCCCGGCGCCCTGAGTGCCGCTCTTTTCGGTTTTGTCGGAGGAAGGATGGCTGACCGATTCGGCAGCGTACCATTGGTTTATCTCGGACTGTTATTTCTCTGCAGCGGGTACCTGTTGATGGCTAAACTGCTCGGGGTCGGCACTCTGTCGGTGACGCTTGTGCTGGTGATCTGTTATATCGGTTTCACCCTGATCCAGTCGGCTTTAGCCAAAACGGTTTCGACAACCCTGCCGGCCGAACAGGCTGGCGTCGGAATGGGTTTGTATAATCTTGTCTTTTTTACTTCGGGCGCCTTCGGGACCTCATTTGTCGGCCGATTTATCGATCTGTTCGATGGCCGGATTCCGGTTCTGGTTCGTTCTCCGGAAACTGTATTCAGTTATCTGTTCGTACTCTCTGCCCTGACGGTCGCGGCGGCAGGTCTTGTGTTCATGCTCAGTTTCGGGTTGGGCAAAAATCAGTAA